Proteins co-encoded in one Flavivirga eckloniae genomic window:
- a CDS encoding T9SS type A sorting domain-containing protein, with product MKTIRQKLSKPLIIILLFLGMQYSIQAQITVSGSASETSITSNTASTVAPSLTVSASENITDFTVSIIDSYSTNDQLSYTGSLPSGITVTPWNATTRSIVFNGTTTPAEWQTFLRTVTITTGDVCSPETRQISFAAGETYYNPLNGHFYRLTDTQSSWTNSQNTASSTSYYGREGYLVTLTSEAENTFVSRLVGQNSWMGASDDFTQINNALGNTVYANQSAAEGNFYWVTGPEKGTQLTTGNGNGTGVPGVYQNWRNNEPNNSGIEHFGHVYTGSGDWNDFADTQSIFGIIEFGSMPNDVTVSAPQFSKNITIQAAPSGSISGGGVTVCTGTNSTNLTLTGLTGTVVRWESSIDNFITTGTPIANTTTSLNVTNITETTYYRAVVNSTAPSVCNSLVTSSTPIFISELNPGNVLAQNTTICAGADVELYVTGQDGTVQKWQRSTDNTNWTDIANTTTTLTETIASAGTVYYRVVLEILSCGTSQASASKEITIVNGTSPVGGQVSSATHASATNSGTLTLTGQTGTVVKWQQSTDDGIIWSDISNTATTYNYTNIATETLFRAQLTNGSCGTTFSDEGTVTLSSFTVSTTALTIAENAGTDTFTVVLGGEPASNVVLDISSSDTDEATVSLAQLTFTNADWDAPQTVTVTGVNDVVTTNDVATITIAVNDASSNDAFDSLADKTIAVTLTNDDAEFTITDIVNTTVAENAAYTSVSPAITGDTPFGALTYTLGGTDAGDFTIDSGTGVVSMIARDFENPVDDNTDNVYVLTITATDTNGNSDTEDWTVEVTDVVEAASFTIDAIANTTVAENAAYTSVTPNITGTPIGTVSYALSGTDAGDFTIDSGTGVVSMIAQNFENPADDNTNNVYELIITVTDSDGNADSEDWTVEVTDVVEVASFTIDAIANTTVAENAAYTSVTPNITGTPIGTVSYALSGTDAGDFTIDSGTGVVSMVAQNFENPADDNTNNVYELIITVTDSDGNADSEDWTVEVTDVVEAASFTIDAIANTTVAENAAYTSVTPNITGTPIGTVSYALSGTDAGDFTIDSGTGVVSMVAQNFENPADDNTNNVYELIITVTDSDGNSDSEDWTVEVTDVVEAASFTIDAIANTTVAENAAYTSVTPNITGTPIGTVSYALSGTDAGDFTIDSGTGVVSMVAQNFENPADDNTNNVYELIITVTDSDGNADSEDWTVEVTDVVEVASFTIDAIANTTVAENAAYTSVTPNITGTPIGTVSYALSGTDAGDFTIDSGTGVVSMVAQNFENPADDNTNNVYELIITITDSDGNADSEDWTVEVTDDNGAEVLAQIGLEGDNPDSINAIVTVSELNTITGLTDAVPANETAYQDYIDANPDSFSSPAILSEVQAMVDAVNTLLGNEDFDSFSFNMYPNPASSMVNLTFNKGENGFTDIEIYNTIGQSVFIARREIKNNKISLDISSLPSGTYFLNIKNQERLTSKKLVIN from the coding sequence ATGAAAACAATTAGACAAAAATTAAGTAAACCATTAATTATAATTCTGCTTTTTTTAGGAATGCAGTATAGTATACAAGCACAAATTACAGTTAGTGGTTCTGCATCGGAAACCTCTATTACTTCTAATACAGCAAGCACCGTAGCCCCTAGTTTAACGGTTTCGGCTTCTGAAAATATAACAGACTTTACAGTCTCTATTATTGATTCATATTCCACTAATGATCAACTAAGCTATACTGGTAGTTTACCATCTGGAATTACGGTAACACCGTGGAACGCAACAACTAGATCTATTGTTTTTAACGGAACAACAACTCCTGCAGAATGGCAAACATTCTTAAGAACTGTAACTATCACAACCGGTGATGTTTGTTCTCCAGAAACGCGTCAAATATCTTTTGCGGCTGGAGAGACCTACTACAATCCTTTAAATGGACATTTTTATAGGTTGACAGACACACAATCTAGTTGGACAAATTCACAGAACACGGCCTCTAGTACATCCTATTATGGTAGAGAAGGTTACCTGGTAACTTTAACCAGTGAAGCTGAAAATACATTTGTTTCTAGATTGGTTGGTCAAAATTCATGGATGGGTGCCTCTGATGATTTTACACAAATAAATAATGCTCTTGGAAATACAGTTTACGCAAATCAAAGTGCCGCAGAAGGAAATTTCTATTGGGTAACGGGGCCAGAAAAAGGCACACAACTAACAACAGGAAATGGTAATGGAACTGGAGTACCTGGGGTTTATCAAAATTGGAGAAATAATGAGCCAAATAACTCAGGTATTGAACATTTTGGACATGTTTATACTGGGTCGGGTGATTGGAATGATTTTGCCGATACACAAAGCATATTTGGTATTATAGAATTTGGAAGTATGCCTAATGATGTTACTGTTTCGGCCCCTCAATTTTCCAAAAATATAACGATACAAGCTGCTCCCAGTGGTTCCATTTCTGGTGGAGGCGTCACCGTCTGCACAGGTACCAATAGTACAAACTTAACCTTAACTGGCTTAACAGGGACTGTGGTTCGTTGGGAAAGTTCTATAGATAACTTTATTACTACAGGAACTCCTATTGCAAATACAACGACAAGTTTAAATGTTACAAATATTACTGAAACCACTTATTACCGCGCAGTTGTTAACTCTACTGCCCCTTCTGTATGTAATAGTCTGGTGACCTCCAGTACGCCAATTTTTATAAGTGAGCTCAATCCAGGTAATGTTCTTGCACAAAACACTACAATTTGCGCTGGGGCAGATGTGGAGTTATACGTGACCGGACAAGATGGAACCGTTCAAAAATGGCAACGGTCTACAGACAATACCAATTGGACAGATATCGCTAATACAACTACAACTTTAACCGAAACGATTGCCAGTGCAGGTACTGTTTATTATAGAGTTGTTCTTGAGATTTTAAGTTGTGGCACTTCTCAGGCATCAGCTTCTAAAGAAATTACCATAGTGAACGGTACATCACCCGTGGGTGGGCAGGTTAGTTCTGCTACACATGCATCCGCCACCAATAGTGGTACCTTAACCTTAACAGGTCAAACCGGTACAGTAGTGAAATGGCAACAATCAACAGATGATGGTATTATCTGGTCTGATATTTCAAATACAGCAACTACATATAACTATACCAACATCGCTACCGAAACCTTATTTAGGGCGCAATTGACCAATGGAAGTTGTGGAACTACATTTAGTGATGAAGGTACGGTAACACTTTCCTCTTTTACAGTAAGCACAACCGCTTTAACCATAGCTGAGAATGCCGGTACAGATACCTTCACGGTAGTTCTTGGAGGTGAACCTGCAAGTAATGTCGTATTAGACATCAGCAGCAGCGATACAGACGAGGCTACAGTATCATTAGCACAATTAACCTTTACGAATGCTGATTGGGACGCACCACAAACTGTAACTGTTACAGGAGTTAATGACGTCGTTACAACTAATGATGTTGCTACGATTACCATTGCCGTAAACGATGCTTCTAGTAATGATGCCTTTGACTCTTTAGCAGATAAAACCATCGCAGTAACACTTACTAATGATGATGCTGAATTCACTATCACCGACATCGTTAATACAACAGTAGCCGAGAACGCGGCTTATACTAGCGTCTCTCCAGCCATAACAGGAGATACCCCCTTTGGAGCTTTAACTTATACCTTAGGAGGAACAGATGCTGGTGATTTTACGATTGATTCGGGCACAGGAGTTGTAAGTATGATTGCTCGTGATTTTGAGAATCCTGTAGATGATAACACAGATAATGTGTATGTACTAACAATTACAGCAACTGATACAAATGGTAATTCAGACACAGAAGATTGGACTGTAGAAGTTACCGATGTTGTTGAAGCGGCCTCTTTTACTATTGATGCCATTGCCAATACGACCGTAGCTGAAAATGCAGCTTACACCAGTGTAACGCCTAATATTACGGGAACACCTATTGGAACTGTGTCTTACGCGTTAAGCGGAACGGATGCTGGTGATTTTACCATTGATTCGGGTACGGGTGTCGTAAGTATGATCGCTCAGAACTTTGAAAATCCTGCAGATGACAATACAAATAATGTTTATGAACTAATTATTACGGTAACGGATAGTGATGGTAATGCTGATTCTGAAGACTGGACGGTAGAAGTTACCGATGTTGTTGAAGTGGCTTCTTTTACTATTGATGCCATTGCCAATACAACCGTAGCTGAAAATGCAGCTTACACAAGTGTAACCCCTAATATTACGGGAACGCCTATAGGAACTGTGTCTTACGCTTTAAGTGGAACGGATGCTGGGGATTTTACGATTGATTCGGGTACGGGTGTCGTGAGCATGGTTGCTCAGAACTTTGAAAATCCTGCAGATGACAATACCAATAATGTTTACGAACTAATCATCACCGTAACCGATAGTGATGGTAATGCTGATTCGGAAGACTGGACGGTAGAAGTTACCGATGTTGTTGAAGCGGCTTCTTTTACTATTGATGCCATTGCCAATACAACCGTAGCTGAAAATGCAGCTTACACAAGTGTAACCCCTAATATTACGGGAACACCTATAGGAACGGTATCTTACGCTTTAAGTGGAACGGATGCTGGGGATTTTACGATTGATTCGGGTACAGGTGTCGTGAGCATGGTCGCTCAGAACTTTGAAAACCCTGCCGATGACAATACAAATAATGTTTACGAACTAATCATCACGGTAACCGATAGTGATGGTAATTCCGATTCTGAAGATTGGACGGTTGAAGTTACCGATGTTGTTGAAGCGGCTTCTTTTACTATTGATGCCATTGCCAATACGACCGTAGCTGAAAATGCAGCTTACACCAGTGTAACGCCTAATATTACGGGAACGCCTATAGGAACTGTGTCTTACGCTTTAAGCGGAACAGATGCCGGGGATTTTACCATTGATTCGGGTACAGGTGTCGTGAGTATGGTCGCTCAAAACTTTGAAAACCCTGCCGATGACAATACCAATAATGTTTACGAACTAATCATCACGGTAACGGATAGTGATGGTAATGCTGATTCTGAAGACTGGACGGTTGAAGTTACCGATGTTGTTGAAGTGGCTTCTTTTACTATTGATGCCATTGCCAATACAACCGTAGCTGAAAATGCAGCTTACACAAGTGTAACCCCTAATATTACGGGAACGCCTATAGGAACTGTGTCTTACGCTTTAAGTGGAACGGATGCTGGGGATTTTACGATTGATTCGGGTACGGGTGTCGTGAGCATGGTTGCTCAGAACTTTGAAAATCCTGCAGATGACAATACCAATAATGTTTACGAACTAATCATCACTATAACCGATAGTGATGGTAATGCTGATTCTGAAGATTGGACAGTAGAAGTTACTGATGATAATGGCGCTGAAGTATTAGCTCAAATTGGCTTAGAGGGAGATAATCCAGATAGTATCAATGCCATAGTAACAGTGTCAGAATTAAATACTATCACAGGATTAACAGACGCTGTACCAGCAAACGAAACAGCGTATCAGGATTATATAGATGCTAATCCTGATAGTTTTTCTTCACCAGCAATATTATCTGAAGTTCAAGCCATGGTAGACGCTGTTAATACTTTATTAGGAAATGAAGATTTTGATAGCTTCTCTTTTAATATGTATCCAAATCCAGCTAGTTCAATGGTCAATTTGACATTTAACAAAGGGGAAAACGGCTTTACTGATATTGAAATTTATAATACTATAGGTCAATCTGTTTTTATCGCAAGAAGAGAAATTAAAAACAATAAAATATCATTGGATATATCGTCACTACCTAGTGGAACCTACTTCTTAAATATTAAAAATCAAGAGCGGTTAACTTCTAAAAAACTAGTCATAAATTAA
- a CDS encoding DUF6389 family protein, giving the protein MEENKYKIELRKVLDENSSSAIKNLNATLQSLPEKTKSVELMIFPNQDGEGTFGVRVSLSGPDLYVLNKAIEGSADLINIIHTPEGLKPAVPLMNPFDSSFEVNDVLSDVVGDWLKFIWSQVDNNSINLPVTIIADEDYGMTLPIELN; this is encoded by the coding sequence ATGGAAGAAAACAAATACAAAATAGAATTAAGAAAGGTATTAGATGAAAATTCATCAAGTGCAATAAAAAATCTAAATGCAACATTACAATCTTTGCCTGAGAAGACTAAAAGCGTTGAACTAATGATTTTTCCTAATCAAGATGGTGAAGGCACTTTTGGAGTTCGAGTATCTCTATCTGGTCCTGATTTATATGTTTTGAATAAAGCAATTGAGGGTTCTGCTGATCTAATTAATATAATTCATACTCCAGAGGGTTTAAAACCCGCTGTACCGCTTATGAATCCCTTTGACTCAAGCTTTGAAGTGAATGATGTATTATCTGATGTGGTTGGGGATTGGTTAAAATTTATTTGGAGTCAGGTGGACAACAATAGTATTAATTTACCAGTTACAATTATAGCCGATGAAGACTATGGTATGACTTTACCGATTGAACTGAATTAG
- a CDS encoding alpha/beta fold hydrolase — protein MDSLYKSEQGKNEILNLYDLKLKELNIEYQYKIADTTYGKTNIIISGGSKNPPIIIVHGSNGCAPIALETYPNLYKNFRVYAIDVLAQPNKSAETRLNMKDDSYGRWINEIINSLKIENVIMAGFSFGGLVILKTLEYNESKIKEVYLSAPAYIVNGNPLKALFKIFIPMKRFMKTKKIKYVEKFLSQVFTERDEFAIKYLSKVFLHFNMDFTPVPIIKKVKANSIKTPITLIGAKNDIMFPGVKMIKRASQIFPSLKTHILLQNSKHVQSKKDNLVIENIILNK, from the coding sequence ATGGATTCATTATATAAATCGGAGCAAGGAAAAAATGAAATTTTAAATCTTTATGATTTGAAATTAAAAGAATTGAATATCGAATATCAATACAAAATTGCTGATACCACATACGGAAAAACAAACATTATCATTAGTGGAGGTTCTAAAAACCCTCCAATTATTATTGTTCACGGGTCTAATGGTTGTGCACCAATTGCTCTTGAAACATATCCTAATTTGTATAAGAATTTTAGAGTTTATGCTATTGATGTTTTAGCGCAACCAAATAAAAGTGCTGAAACTAGATTGAATATGAAAGATGATTCATATGGAAGATGGATAAATGAAATAATTAACTCTCTAAAAATTGAAAATGTTATTATGGCTGGTTTTTCATTTGGCGGATTAGTCATATTAAAAACTCTTGAATATAATGAAAGTAAAATCAAAGAAGTTTATTTGTCTGCACCTGCTTACATTGTTAATGGAAATCCACTAAAAGCTTTATTCAAAATATTTATTCCAATGAAAAGGTTTATGAAAACAAAGAAAATCAAATATGTTGAAAAATTTTTATCCCAAGTTTTCACCGAACGTGACGAATTTGCAATCAAATATTTATCAAAAGTATTCTTACATTTTAATATGGATTTTACACCTGTGCCAATAATAAAAAAAGTAAAAGCCAATTCAATAAAAACGCCAATAACTTTAATTGGAGCAAAAAATGATATAATGTTCCCCGGAGTAAAAATGATTAAAAGAGCTTCTCAAATATTTCCTTCATTAAAAACTCATATACTGCTTCAAAACTCAAAACACGTGCAGTCTAAGAAAGATAATCTTGTAATTGAAAATATAATACTTAATAAATAA
- a CDS encoding TonB-dependent receptor, with translation MKTQFTLTLILLSITCSFAQTGKIKGTISDNSQTPLMGVNILIKNTTQGTQTDENGTFEISNISNGDYELMVSYIGFKTKEISFSIANGEAKEVMPIILYEGNEILRAVVVEGERRNKFSRKKTAYVSKLPLKDLENTQVYSTITSNLLESQVVTNFEDALKNAVGVEKLWTSTGRGGDGAGYYSLRGFSVQPQLVNGIPGLTNGTINAANIERIEVIKGPSATLFGSAVTSYGGLINVVTKKPYIGSGGELSFTSGTYGFNQLSGDFNTSLDKDNNIYFRLNTSYATEQSFQDAGFRKSFFVAPSLSYRVNNKLSFSFYGEISQAEQTNPMFLFLNRSAPTQSANLDALNYNNKLSFTSNELTLENPTQNYRIEMDYKLSDTWQSQTILSKSSTSTKGYYSYLFDFGVLGNDTFSRFISKQNSNTQTTDIQQNFIGDFKFGTLRNRVVIGVDYFNSTLTSNDSDFVFYGNITPEGGSSGDNPFTPDVETDAYPLSTAGVDAILESQAVANIKSKNHTYSAYISDVLNISSSLSVMAGIRLDIFDNEGDLANPEDDYDQTTFSPKFGVLYQPIREKLSVFANYQNGFTNVAPVLVGDPNSSPQTLKTFDPEQANQLEFGIKTNLFSNRLNATISYYDIKVKDRVITDPTSPFNKIQGGEVESSGLEIEVNANPIKGLNIKAGYSNNDSETTKSDNTEILNRRPLEAGPETLYNFWANYEFQQGKLDGFGFGLGFNGASERFAINYASTGEFILPSYTVANASIFYQVNKYRISLKLNNAFNKEYYKGWSTITPQTPRALYANFTYRF, from the coding sequence ATGAAAACCCAATTTACTTTAACCTTAATTTTATTATCCATTACTTGTTCTTTTGCTCAAACAGGAAAAATAAAAGGGACAATTAGCGATAACTCTCAGACTCCTTTAATGGGAGTTAATATTTTAATTAAAAACACGACCCAAGGCACACAAACTGATGAAAATGGAACCTTTGAGATTTCAAATATTTCTAATGGAGACTATGAACTTATGGTTTCATATATAGGTTTTAAAACCAAAGAAATTTCTTTTAGTATTGCCAATGGAGAGGCTAAAGAGGTAATGCCTATTATTTTATATGAAGGGAACGAAATTTTAAGAGCGGTTGTAGTAGAGGGAGAACGCAGAAACAAGTTTTCAAGAAAGAAAACGGCTTACGTCTCAAAATTGCCGCTTAAAGATTTAGAAAATACACAAGTCTACAGTACTATTACTTCTAATTTATTAGAATCGCAAGTAGTAACGAATTTTGAAGATGCACTTAAAAATGCCGTAGGGGTTGAGAAACTATGGACATCTACAGGACGGGGAGGAGATGGAGCTGGGTATTATTCCTTACGAGGCTTTTCTGTACAGCCTCAATTAGTAAATGGTATTCCAGGTCTGACCAACGGAACTATTAACGCTGCCAATATTGAGCGTATTGAAGTCATAAAAGGGCCTTCAGCTACACTATTCGGTAGTGCAGTTACCTCTTATGGAGGTCTTATAAATGTCGTTACAAAAAAGCCATATATTGGTTCGGGAGGTGAATTGTCTTTTACTTCTGGAACTTATGGCTTTAATCAATTAAGTGGAGATTTTAATACATCCTTGGATAAGGATAATAATATTTATTTTAGATTGAATACTTCCTATGCTACAGAGCAGAGTTTTCAAGATGCTGGTTTTAGAAAATCCTTTTTTGTTGCACCATCGCTTTCTTATCGTGTAAACAATAAGTTATCATTCTCTTTTTACGGCGAAATTTCGCAAGCAGAACAAACCAATCCAATGTTTTTGTTTTTAAATAGAAGTGCACCTACCCAATCTGCCAATTTGGACGCATTGAACTATAACAATAAGTTATCTTTTACTAGCAATGAACTAACATTGGAAAACCCCACCCAAAATTATCGTATAGAAATGGATTATAAGCTTTCTGATACTTGGCAATCACAAACAATACTGTCAAAAAGTTCTACATCTACAAAAGGATATTACTCTTATTTGTTTGATTTTGGAGTTTTGGGCAACGATACTTTTTCCCGTTTCATTAGCAAACAGAATTCTAATACACAAACTACAGACATTCAGCAGAACTTTATAGGTGATTTTAAATTTGGAACATTACGCAATAGGGTCGTTATAGGAGTAGACTATTTCAATTCAACATTGACGAGCAATGATAGTGATTTTGTCTTCTATGGAAACATAACACCCGAAGGTGGGAGTAGTGGAGACAACCCTTTTACGCCAGATGTAGAAACGGATGCGTATCCACTATCAACAGCAGGGGTAGATGCTATATTGGAATCTCAAGCAGTTGCCAATATAAAGTCTAAAAACCATACCTATAGTGCCTATATTTCTGATGTGCTTAATATATCATCTTCACTTTCAGTAATGGCAGGAATACGATTGGATATATTTGACAATGAAGGAGATTTGGCAAACCCAGAAGATGATTATGATCAGACAACCTTTTCTCCCAAATTTGGAGTTTTATACCAACCTATAAGAGAAAAATTATCAGTTTTTGCCAATTACCAAAATGGGTTTACAAATGTCGCTCCTGTATTGGTTGGAGACCCTAATAGTAGTCCACAAACCTTAAAAACCTTTGATCCCGAACAAGCCAATCAATTGGAGTTTGGTATCAAAACCAATTTGTTTAGTAACCGTCTCAATGCGACTATAAGTTATTATGATATTAAAGTTAAAGACCGCGTTATTACAGACCCCACTTCACCATTTAATAAAATTCAAGGAGGTGAGGTAGAAAGTAGTGGTTTAGAGATTGAAGTGAACGCCAACCCAATTAAAGGATTGAACATTAAGGCAGGCTATAGCAATAATGATAGTGAAACTACAAAATCTGATAATACTGAGATTTTGAACAGAAGACCGTTAGAAGCTGGTCCCGAAACACTATATAACTTTTGGGCAAATTACGAATTTCAACAAGGAAAACTAGATGGTTTTGGTTTCGGTCTTGGTTTTAATGGAGCCAGTGAACGCTTTGCTATAAACTACGCGTCTACAGGGGAATTTATTCTTCCAAGCTACACAGTGGCAAATGCATCTATTTTCTACCAAGTTAATAAATATCGAATTTCCCTGAAATTGAACAATGCCTTTAATAAAGAATATTACAAGGGTTGGTCAACCATTACTCCGCAGACTCCAAGAGCGCTTTATGCCAATTTTACCTATAGATTTTAA
- a CDS encoding PepSY-associated TM helix domain-containing protein: protein MSKRNYNVFFHTHTVSGIVISVALYIIFFAGAFALIKDEITAWEKGDLIRTENSSDIDYDRLISSIKEEGYHLYGRDIRMILPDAKQEIYVLLSKSQDTTIVNQPGKNYYFNINANTYKYSEYYAFYSLGELLYRLHFFSQIPKFGIYLAGFVALFFLFAIVTGVIVHWKKIISNFYVFRPKEKLKTVWTDAHTALGIIGLPFQFVFAVTGCFLCLSALVLLPANYLYNNNTKQLSEELRPMTKTYIIGSEADNIPSINPFMDKTLAKWETFMPTQVYIRNYGATNMKFQVDGVLDTQKKFLGNGRLVYDVLSQKLIEEKDPYKNDYLEDVELTIRRLHFGDYGGLPLKFIYLVLAFITCFVIISGVLIWLEARNKKSVPASQKLYNRKVGHIYLAICLSMYPITAFTFIIAKLIPRSLDSARQTILYSIFFLGWLLLSVVFRFMRDNYKINKYSLVLGGIFAFLIPIANGISSKNWFWKMYKDEQYAILSIDLFWIVIGLVSVFILKKLKRPIPKTQHDILKEEAIKEYRKNNLTTNRNLKFMRTKISILWLFLAVGYIVHHIYGLFGVYYNESVMIEGSDGIVPLNHHIWRIILEGLALLFCLLTLELSKNGFKWTAFIWALLAGLFNVYHFIASLLYEISNISELLILAMMVVANTFLILSINKWIKEPE, encoded by the coding sequence ATGAGCAAAAGGAATTACAATGTTTTCTTCCATACACATACGGTAAGTGGTATCGTTATAAGTGTTGCGCTTTACATCATTTTCTTTGCAGGCGCTTTTGCATTGATAAAAGATGAGATTACAGCTTGGGAAAAAGGAGATTTGATAAGAACTGAAAATTCATCGGATATCGATTATGATAGATTAATTTCCTCAATTAAGGAAGAGGGATATCATTTATATGGAAGGGATATACGAATGATATTGCCAGATGCTAAACAAGAAATCTATGTGCTTTTAAGTAAATCACAAGATACTACCATCGTAAACCAACCCGGCAAGAATTATTACTTTAATATCAATGCTAATACATATAAATATTCCGAATACTATGCCTTCTACAGTTTAGGAGAATTGCTGTATCGATTACATTTTTTTAGTCAGATTCCCAAATTTGGAATCTACTTAGCGGGTTTTGTAGCTCTGTTTTTTCTTTTTGCCATAGTAACCGGTGTTATAGTTCATTGGAAAAAGATAATTAGTAATTTTTATGTTTTCCGTCCAAAAGAAAAATTAAAGACGGTTTGGACAGATGCGCATACAGCATTGGGAATTATAGGGCTTCCCTTTCAGTTTGTATTTGCAGTTACAGGTTGCTTTCTGTGCCTGTCCGCGTTGGTATTACTACCTGCCAATTACCTATATAACAACAATACAAAGCAGCTATCTGAGGAATTACGTCCTATGACCAAAACATACATAATCGGGTCTGAAGCTGATAACATTCCTAGTATCAATCCTTTTATGGATAAAACCCTTGCGAAATGGGAAACTTTTATGCCTACCCAAGTCTACATAAGAAACTATGGGGCTACCAATATGAAGTTTCAAGTGGATGGGGTATTGGATACCCAGAAAAAATTCTTGGGTAATGGTAGGTTAGTTTATGATGTGTTATCTCAAAAATTAATAGAAGAGAAAGATCCCTATAAAAATGATTATCTGGAAGATGTAGAACTTACTATAAGGCGTTTGCATTTTGGTGATTATGGGGGACTGCCTTTAAAGTTTATTTATCTTGTTTTAGCATTTATCACCTGTTTTGTAATCATTTCGGGCGTATTAATTTGGCTGGAGGCTAGAAATAAGAAAAGCGTTCCGGCATCACAAAAACTCTATAACCGGAAAGTAGGTCATATCTATCTTGCCATATGCCTAAGCATGTACCCGATAACGGCATTTACCTTTATTATTGCCAAATTGATTCCCAGAAGTTTAGATTCCGCCAGACAAACCATTTTATATAGTATTTTCTTTTTAGGTTGGTTATTACTTTCTGTTGTTTTTAGGTTTATGAGGGATAATTACAAAATCAATAAATACAGCCTTGTATTGGGTGGCATTTTTGCATTTTTAATTCCAATAGCTAATGGAATATCTTCAAAAAACTGGTTTTGGAAAATGTATAAAGATGAACAATATGCCATTTTGAGTATTGATTTGTTTTGGATAGTTATAGGATTGGTCTCTGTATTTATCCTTAAAAAATTAAAACGTCCAATTCCTAAAACGCAACACGATATACTAAAAGAAGAGGCAATAAAAGAATATCGAAAAAACAATTTAACAACGAATAGAAACTTAAAATTTATGAGAACAAAAATTTCAATTTTATGGCTGTTTTTGGCAGTCGGTTACATTGTGCATCACATCTATGGACTTTTTGGTGTTTACTATAATGAAAGTGTTATGATAGAAGGCTCGGATGGTATTGTTCCCTTAAATCATCATATCTGGCGTATCATCCTTGAAGGATTGGCGTTACTATTTTGCTTATTGACGTTAGAACTATCGAAAAACGGATTCAAATGGACCGCTTTTATCTGGGCGTTGTTAGCAGGCCTCTTTAATGTGTATCATTTTATAGCATCTTTACTCTATGAGATTTCCAACATTTCAGAATTACTTATTCTGGCTATGATGGTAGTAGCAAATACATTTTTAATCCTAAGCATTAACAAATGGATTAAGGAACCGGAATGA
- a CDS encoding DUF3325 family protein — protein sequence MLTITIALFCLGFFLLSLASKRNRLEVPRFLQKVTKTNNTVIKIVGTVVLISGFVLLGILEGFGTGMFFGLILLMVIASLVVLLSPLEWIGYKGMFLVFTCLLLLELTL from the coding sequence ATGCTCACAATAACAATAGCACTTTTCTGTTTAGGTTTCTTTTTGCTCTCACTTGCATCAAAAAGAAATAGGCTGGAAGTACCTCGGTTTTTACAGAAGGTAACCAAGACTAATAATACTGTTATCAAAATCGTAGGAACTGTGGTTCTAATCAGTGGTTTTGTTCTTCTCGGAATTTTAGAAGGTTTTGGCACAGGGATGTTTTTTGGGCTCATATTACTAATGGTAATTGCTAGTTTGGTCGTTCTGCTAAGCCCCTTAGAATGGATTGGTTACAAAGGGATGTTTTTAGTTTTTACCTGTTTATTACTTCTAGAATTAACCCTATAG